A single Amphiura filiformis chromosome 19, Afil_fr2py, whole genome shotgun sequence DNA region contains:
- the LOC140140672 gene encoding uncharacterized protein: MPDKYAVVIFETDEDDEETVEIISASWLEEIKGKTYCFWPPHNQFNKARKHQRPDKELWKRYKIRRVWLVDDFEKAKRLRDNAVDTSHPEDEGGIGDEPLRKRQRQAPTRLIDDTYGDDADIESEDSESLLSSPKKVPRRTSPRKKSGMKAALGNKPGLPVSPKFTPAAAGHSLLKTPRSVRPTDASKRSPQPVASSVKSTSPSTSRSSHSSPMVNPERRNAENSVPLRILLKLNQIEENQLEIKQMLKKIHTTGTSTSCTSGDVDEMENPADSIEELMQMDAKLRNDDQFKKQR; this comes from the exons ATGCCAGATAAGTATGCAGTGGTTATTTTCGAGACGGACGAAGACGATGAAGAAACTGTGGAAATTATTTCAGCATCATGGCTTGAAGAAATAAAA GGTAAGACATACTGCTTTTGGCCTCCACACAACCAATTCAACAAAGCAAGAAAACACCAGAGGCCAGACAAAGAGCTGTGGAAAAGATACAAAATAAGACGGGTTTGGTTGGTGG ATGACTTTGAGAAAGCAAAGAGATTGCGGGATAATGCTGTGGATACTTCCCATCCGGAAGATGAAGGCGGCATCGGGGATGAACCGCTGAGGAAGAGGCAACGGCAGGCACCTACCCGACTTATTGACGACACATATGGTGATGACGCCGATATAGAATCTGAAG ACAGTGAAAGTCTGCTGTCGTCGCCGAAGAAGGTACCACGCCGCACCAGTCCTAGAAAAAAATCGGGAATGAAAGCTGCATTGGGAAATAAGCCCGGCCTACCTGTCTCGCCTAAATTCACACCTGCGGCCGCGGGACATAGTCTACTGAAGACACCACGCTCAGTTAGACCTACAGATGCATCAAAACGCTCACCACAGCCTGTTGCCTCATCAGTGAAGTCAACAAGCCCTTCAACATCCAGATCCAGCCACTCTTCCCCAATGGTCAATCCAGAAAGAAGAAACGCCGAGA aCAGCGTCCCTCTTAGGATTCTTCTTAAACTTAACCAAATTGAAGAAAATCAGTTGGAAATTAAGCAAATGCTTAAGAAGATTCACACCACCGGCACCAGTACATCATGTACATCTGGGGATGTAGATGAAATGGAGAACCCTGCGGATTCGATAGAAGAATTGATGCAGATGGATGCTAAACTACGGAATGATGACCAGTTTAAAAAACAACGGTAA
- the LOC140140814 gene encoding uncharacterized protein — MKYLTMVGGGDTGETVRRMMRKVGTNNVWSQYNMVGRGGKRSFKATTVFKVIMKATMKNSKENEKMIEQAMAGFLKATPFKKGGQIYGKKTEQEESSSEHERTEQDPDDDEDEDEDDAADRAAPEDLKN, encoded by the exons ATGAAGTACCTGACTATGGTAGGAGGTGGAGACACTGGCGAAACGGTGCGACGGATGATGAGGAAGGTTGGAACCAATAATGTATGGTCCCAGTATAATATGGTTGGAAGAGGGGGGAAGAGGAGTTTTAAGGCCACAACAGTCTTCAAAGTAATAATGA AAGCCACCATGAAAAACTCAAAAGAGAACGAGAAGATGATAGAACAGGCGATGGCCGGCTTCTTGAAGGCGACCCCTTTTAAAAAGGGAGGACAAATTTACGGcaag AAAACTGAGCAAGAAGAGTCGTCGTCAGAGCATGAGCGCACCGAGCAAGAtcctgatgatgatgaggatgaggatgaggatgatgcGGCAGACCGCGCTGCACCTGAAGACCTGAAGAACTGA
- the LOC140140812 gene encoding uncharacterized protein, translating into MENSLKENGYQQITHIIMCSKDAEIGGDMHTGVLNAIVIGACEDILALKSAITCMTTYQVTKMIIKEASLKGEWIFDSYNATGEVAKVAIAMERNCVVLESDVLKASALAAMLTNKGEKLVEEQASEEDLEEEQASKEDTGEDQAGDITKSSEHEKTLDSVADKTPDQGKTLPGTSSVESLNSVADTTPDQGKTLPGTSSVESLNSVADTTPDQGKTLPGTSNVESLDSVADTTPDQGKTLPGTSSVESLNSVEDSTPDQDTALQPTNESEKHHT; encoded by the exons ATGGAAAACTCCCTGAAAGAAAATGGGTACCAGCAAATTACCCATATCATCATGTGCAGCAAGGATGCTGAAATAG GTGGTGATATGCACACGGGTGTACTTAATGCTATAGTCATTGGCGCTTGTGAAGATATACTGGCATTAAAAAGTGCCATTACATGTATGACTACGTACCAAGTCACCAAAATGATCATTAAGGAAGCAAGTCTCAAGGGAGAATGGATATTTGACTCATATAATGCAACAG GTGAGGTAGCTAAGGTGGCTATAGCGATGGAAAGAAATTGTGTGGTGCTAGAAAGTGATGTTTTGAAGGCATCAGCACTGGCTGCAATGCTGACAA ACAAAGGAGAGAAACTAGTAGAAGAGCAAGCCAGTGAGGAAGATCTTGAGGAAGAGCAAGCCAGTAAGGAAGATACTGGGGAAGACCAAGCCGGGGATATAACAAAATCATCTGAACATG AGAAAACCCTTGACAGCGTAGCAGATAAAACTCCTGACCAAG GGAAAACTTTGCCAGGTACCAGTAGTGTAGAATCCCTTAACAGCGTAGCAGATACAACTCCTGACCAAG GGAAAACTTTGCCAGGTACCAGTAGTGTAGAATCCCTTAACAGCGTAGCAGATACAACTCCTGACCAAG GGAAAACTTTGCCAGGTACCAGTAATGTAGAATCCCTTGACAGCGTAGCAGATACCACTCCTGACCAAG GGAAAACTTTGCCAGGTACCAGTAGTGTAGAATCCCTTAACAGCGTAGAAGATTCAACTCCTGACCAAG ACACCGCATTACAGCCAACAAATGAAAGTGAGAAGCATCATACTTAG